In Maniola hyperantus chromosome 13, iAphHyp1.2, whole genome shotgun sequence, one genomic interval encodes:
- the LOC117987766 gene encoding uncharacterized protein, with product MKTYTKLQVIVMYYYLCLHCATGDLVVSPPFEFRRDPREIGPNKLSLPNLNLSPRAYHVPQQQIIHTGAMQSQLVPTAEKVATENSKFSFNRFLNSMNEFSGINEEDYQKLRAANHVDEESKFIIPSSGFIRHNLDSWTPTIHDSASIYSPPTSIQHQSTGKATPKFNLMEPVTTKMSSKMSGLMGLILTLLGSGSDNLLMTGFKDVLIDGVIKPLLVAKGGLKMLISKLAIPVVALVLINVEVLITVWWLWDDCPAPQPMPYPSVYPQPVNNNYSYNTTY from the coding sequence ATGAAAACGTACACGAAGTTGCAAGTGATAGTTATGTACTATTATCTGTGCTTACATTGCGCCACGGGAGACCTAGTTGTGTCTCCGCCTTTTGAATTTCGAAGAGATCCACGGGAAATAGGACCGAATAAATTATCGCTTCCGAATTTAAATCTTTCTCCGCGCGCGTATCATGTGCCTCAGCAACAGATAATTCACACTGGCGCGATGCAATCGCAACTGGTGCCAACTGCAGAAAAAGTTGCAACGGAAAATTCCAAATTTTCATTCAACAGATTTCTCAACTCTATGAATGAATTTTCTGGTATAAATGAAGAGGATTATCAAAAATTACGAGCGGCCAATCACGTCGACGAGGAAAGTAAGTTTATCATCCCATCCTCTGGCTTTATACGACATAATTTAGATTCCTGGACACCGACAATTCACGACTCGGCTTCGATTTACTCACCACCTACGTCGATTCAACATCAATCAACAGGCAAAGCTACAcccaaatttaatttaatggagCCGGTTACGACAAAGATGTCAAGTAAAATGAGCGGGCTAATGGGGTTGATTCTCACTCTCCTCGGGTCCGGTTCAGATAATTTACTTATGACAGGGTTTAAAGATGTTCTTATTGATGGCGTAATAAAACCTCTGTTGGTTGCTAAGGGAGGCCTGAAAATGTTGATAAGTAAACTAGCGATTCCCGTGGTAGCTTTGGTGTTGATAAATGTGGAAGTTTTGATAACCGTTTGGTGGTTGTGGGACGACTGTCCAGCACCGCAACCAATGCCATACCCATCGGTTTACCCGCAACCAGTGAATAACAACTATAGTTATAATACGACGTATTAA
- the LOC138403208 gene encoding uncharacterized protein: MFVTVVVFYLLTKVSAQDQSLRAVTPQSPLVPFIDLFTGASSYSSEPIRRTYSDGYYHASCSKPDTLASFANVLGSVAKIMVSAAVIALLKILGGKLLFLPITVMVLAKMGLKAILLWPLISKLMRYLRKKKNKARVIMDCSERLACVLQRSSDSGWGSNFGSALTFFMIDDVDEDGFVAKTLLSILAGEKVAECMSLDCNSGSDIS, from the coding sequence ATGTTCGTCACCGTTGTCGTTTTTTATCTCCTGACAAAAGTGAGTGCTCAGGATCAATCTCTGAGGGCAGTAACTCCTCAGTCACCGCTTGTACCTTTCATCGACCTATTTACTGGTGCCTCTAGTTACTCCTCCGAACCAATACGTAGAACTTACTCCGATGGTTATTATCATGCTTCGTGTTCCAAGCCTGATACGTTAGCCTCCTTTGCCAATGTATTAGGAAGTGTTGCCAAGATTATGGTGTCAGCAGCAGTTATAGCGCTTTTGAAAATACTTGGCGGAAAACTTTTGTTTTTGCCAATAACAGTGATGGTGCTTGCGAAAATGGGATTGAAAGCGATTTTACTATGGCCTTTGATATCAAAGCTAATGAGGTATTTGAGAAAAAAGAAGAATAAAGCTAGAGTTATCATGGACTGTTCGGAGAGGCTTGCGTGTGTGTTGCAGAGGTCGTCAGACAGTGGTTGGGGCAGCAACTTCGGATCAGCTTTAACGTTCTTTATGATCGATGACGTCGATGAAGACGGCTTTGTTGCTAAGACTCTGTTGAGTATTCTTGCTGGTGAAAAGGTCGCGGAATGTATGTCATTGGACTGCAACTCGGGCAGTGATATTAGCTGA